DNA sequence from the Candidatus Eisenbacteria bacterium genome:
GCGGTTCCGCGACCTCGCGGTCGACCTCGGGCTGACTCCCGCGCGAGAGTACGAAGCGCGGATCACCCCGTCCGGAACCAAGGGCGACTCGCGGGCGGTGAGCTTCCGTGGAACCGCGTTTCCGCTCTCGCAGCTGGGAGAGGCGAGCGAGTTCACCCTCGAGCTCCGCGTTCGCGGCTCGAACGCCCATCCCGTCCGTCTCGAGCTACGCCGGGCCTCGCCGTGGGCGATGGTTCGCGTGAGGCATGGGTGAGTCGGGGAAAGTTGCGGGTGTCGCGCGCTCTCCTGCTCGCGTCCTGCATCGCGCTGGGCGCCTCGATTCTCGCATCCGGTGGATGCGCCAGGACCGGCCGGCTCTCCTTCCAGTCACAGCCCGTCTCCCCGGTGGCGCCGGACAGCACCGCTCCGGGCTCGCCGCAGCGTGTGTCCGGCAGGACCCCGGCCCGGATCCGAGCGCTCTTCGCGGGGGACTCCCTGATCGGGCTCATCCCCGGCACCGCGGATTCGAGCCGTCGCTACCTCGGGCGCATGTACCAGGGATTCACCGCCGACACGATGCACATCATGCTCCTCGGGGACAACCGCCCGGCGTACCGCACCGCGCGCCTCCGTCCCGAGTTCATCAAGATCAAGCAGATGGCCTCGCTCAACCCCGTCAAGTGGCTGCGCGGACTCGTCACGGTCCCGGTCGTGCTCGTGAAGGGGCTCTATCCCGATCTCGCCCTGATCCGGGACGTTCCGGCCATCATCACGAAGAAGCCGAACTACGGCCGGGAGGTGGACGTCCTCAAAGCCCTGACCGCGAAGGTCGACTCTCTCGAAGCCGAGGGGAAGATCATGGCGGCCGTCATCAACACCGGGGACCTCGTCAAGGACGGGCGCTACCCCGCGCACTGGGAGCGCTTCCTCGAGCTGACGCGGCCGCTCTCACAACGCGTGTCCTACTTCCCGGTCGCCGGAAATCACGAGCGGACCGACACGCCGGAGGGACTGGAGAACTGGAGGGCGGGGACCGGCCTGCCGATCAGCGGGGACCGGCTCTACTACTGCTTCGACAGCGCGGACGGCTGGGTGCGGTTCATCGCGCTCGACTCGAATCCCATGACGGATCCCGCGAACCGGTGGTCCCGTGAGGTCGAAATCCAGTACTCGGAAGAGCAGATCGACTGGATGGTCGCGCGCCTCAAGGAGCATCGTGGCCCCGCCTTCGTGTTCCTGCATCATCCGCCTTTCTCGGTGGGATTCCACCGCGTGGAGTGGGAGCTCGACGAGATGCTGCGGGATCGTCGCGAGCGCATGGTTCGCTCTCTCTACGAGGCCAAGATCGGCATCATGGCCGCGGGCCACGAGCACGCCTACGAGCGCGTCATTTTCACCTGGCCCGACGCTGCCCTCATCTATATCGTCGCCGGCGGCGCGGGATCGCCGCTCCACGACATCCCGTCGCCGTCCCAGAGCGCCGTCCTGTTCAGTCAGTACAAGGTGGCGGGGGCGACGGTGAAGCCCGAGAACGTGTACAGCGGCGAGATCTTCCACTTCATTCATCTCAGGCTCTGGTTCGGCGGCGGTGACTTCTACACCTACGCCGTGGAGAAGGGCGGGACGGTGAAGCTGGTCGACCACGTCCAGGTGGACCTGGAGCGCTACGGCATTCCCGAGGTCGACCAGCAGAAGATGCCGCTGCCACCGAAGCCGACGGGGCCCGAGATTCCAGCGCCACCCGAGGAGGTTTCGGAAAGCAAGGAAGCCGCCACTGCCGGCTCCGATTCGGTCTCGGCCAGCCAGCGAATCCAAGCACAGCCGCCGCCGACGACCCGGTGAGTTAGCCGGGAGCCCGGCACCATCCATCCACCACGAGCTCGGGGGGAGTCATGAGATCCGAAGGGGATGCGCGAGCGCGTGCGGCAAGCGGAGGAGGCCCGCTCGACAAGGTCCTCCGCCTGTTCGCGGACGTGCGGGGGGGAGAGGGAGTCACCGCGGTTCTCCTCAGCCTCAACATCTTCCTGCTCCTCGCGTCGTACTACCTTCTCAAGACGATCCGGGAGCCGCTCATCCTCACCGTTCCCGGCGGCGCGGAGGTGAAGAGCTACTCCTCTGCCGCCATCGCCGCCCTCCTGATCGTCCTGGTGCCGATCTACAGCGCGCTCGCCTCCCGCGTATCGCGCGTGAAGCTGATCAACGGCGTGACGCTCTTCTTCATCCTCTGCCTCGTGGCGTTCTTTCTCCTGAACCGGTCCGGCGTTCCGGTGGGAGTCGCGTTCTTCATCTGGGTCGGAATCTTCAACCTGATGGTGATCGCGCAGCTCTGGGCGTTCGCGAACGACGTCTACACGGTGGAACAGGGGAAGCGGCTCTTCGCGATCGTGGGAGTGGGGGCGTCGCTCGGAGCGATCGCGGGCTCGTTCTTCACGGGCCAGCTCGTGGACGAGCTTGGACCGTACCCGTTCATGCTCGCCGCGGCAGCCCTCCTGGGCCTCACGATGATCCTCACGAACGTGATCAACGTTCGGGAGAAGCGCGGCGGCGCGGGCGACGCCCTGACCGCGGGGGACCGCGCGGAACGGGAAGGGGCTCCGGCGGCCGCGGACGCGCGCGAGGAAGAGTCCGGTGACTCCCACGGGGGCGAGGATCGTGTTCGCGGACGGAGCGGGTTCGCGC
Encoded proteins:
- a CDS encoding MFS transporter; translation: MRSEGDARARAASGGGPLDKVLRLFADVRGGEGVTAVLLSLNIFLLLASYYLLKTIREPLILTVPGGAEVKSYSSAAIAALLIVLVPIYSALASRVSRVKLINGVTLFFILCLVAFFLLNRSGVPVGVAFFIWVGIFNLMVIAQLWAFANDVYTVEQGKRLFAIVGVGASLGAIAGSFFTGQLVDELGPYPFMLAAAALLGLTMILTNVINVREKRGGAGDALTAGDRAEREGAPAAADAREEESGDSHGGEDRVRGRSGFALVLTNRYLLLIAALMLLVNVVNTTGEYILSKTVVDVYAAGAGAATAAPVDEKKVIGEFYGNYFTI
- a CDS encoding metallophosphoesterase; this translates as MSRALLLASCIALGASILASGGCARTGRLSFQSQPVSPVAPDSTAPGSPQRVSGRTPARIRALFAGDSLIGLIPGTADSSRRYLGRMYQGFTADTMHIMLLGDNRPAYRTARLRPEFIKIKQMASLNPVKWLRGLVTVPVVLVKGLYPDLALIRDVPAIITKKPNYGREVDVLKALTAKVDSLEAEGKIMAAVINTGDLVKDGRYPAHWERFLELTRPLSQRVSYFPVAGNHERTDTPEGLENWRAGTGLPISGDRLYYCFDSADGWVRFIALDSNPMTDPANRWSREVEIQYSEEQIDWMVARLKEHRGPAFVFLHHPPFSVGFHRVEWELDEMLRDRRERMVRSLYEAKIGIMAAGHEHAYERVIFTWPDAALIYIVAGGAGSPLHDIPSPSQSAVLFSQYKVAGATVKPENVYSGEIFHFIHLRLWFGGGDFYTYAVEKGGTVKLVDHVQVDLERYGIPEVDQQKMPLPPKPTGPEIPAPPEEVSESKEAATAGSDSVSASQRIQAQPPPTTR